The Polyangiaceae bacterium genome includes a region encoding these proteins:
- a CDS encoding alpha/beta hydrolase codes for MIERALLLVLALALAGCSDDAEAPGKSASGGGTGGAGTGGTSSGGSGGSGASDAGANDDWALFQSILEGKTDAASGLAKIAASDGFPVQAPGGFLFVHLDDGKGPYGLAGDHNAWQPSAMQAEAGLYWIVAPIAEPDGKKYKLEDGAQQLAADPLARRFGYDQYGEYSSVRASAAHLERWLDVAGLGLPARSLRVRVPAVVPTHHLYVHDGQNLFDPNGAFGSWKLDESAGPATLLVGIDNAGAARMDEYTHVADVISGQTTGGKGDSYADFVKDVVRPLIEARYGKPQKVGVMGSSLGGLISFHQALRHPGVWDYAASLSGTFGWGSIEAKNETLIARFAKAGKLGTKLYLDSGGGPGSGCADSDGDGTNDDTPDAGDNYCETVQLRDVLASQGYVFDQDLWHWWENGAPHNEAAWAARVFRPLQAFEGM; via the coding sequence GTGATCGAGCGCGCTCTCTTATTGGTCCTGGCCTTGGCCCTCGCGGGCTGCTCCGACGACGCCGAGGCGCCGGGAAAGAGCGCGAGCGGCGGCGGGACGGGCGGCGCCGGCACGGGCGGTACCTCCAGCGGCGGCAGCGGCGGCAGCGGCGCCAGCGACGCCGGCGCGAACGACGACTGGGCTCTGTTCCAGTCGATCCTCGAAGGCAAGACCGACGCGGCGAGCGGGCTCGCGAAGATCGCGGCGAGCGACGGCTTCCCGGTGCAGGCTCCGGGCGGCTTCCTGTTCGTGCACCTCGACGACGGCAAGGGGCCCTACGGGCTGGCCGGCGATCACAACGCCTGGCAGCCGAGCGCGATGCAGGCGGAGGCGGGCCTGTACTGGATCGTGGCGCCGATCGCCGAGCCGGACGGCAAGAAGTACAAGCTCGAGGATGGAGCGCAGCAGCTCGCCGCCGATCCGCTGGCGCGCCGCTTTGGCTACGACCAATACGGCGAGTACTCGTCGGTCCGCGCCAGCGCCGCGCACCTCGAGCGCTGGCTCGACGTCGCCGGTCTGGGTTTGCCCGCGCGCAGTCTGCGCGTGCGCGTGCCCGCGGTCGTTCCGACCCATCACCTGTACGTGCACGACGGCCAGAACCTCTTCGACCCGAACGGCGCCTTCGGCAGCTGGAAGCTCGACGAGTCGGCCGGACCCGCGACGCTGCTCGTGGGCATCGACAACGCCGGCGCCGCGCGGATGGACGAGTACACCCACGTCGCCGACGTGATCTCGGGCCAGACCACCGGAGGCAAGGGCGACTCCTACGCCGACTTCGTCAAGGACGTGGTGCGCCCGTTGATCGAGGCTCGCTACGGCAAACCGCAGAAGGTCGGCGTGATGGGCTCTTCGCTCGGCGGTCTGATCTCGTTCCACCAGGCGCTGCGCCACCCCGGCGTCTGGGACTACGCCGCCTCGCTCTCCGGCACCTTCGGCTGGGGCTCCATCGAGGCCAAGAACGAGACGTTGATCGCGCGCTTCGCCAAGGCGGGCAAGTTGGGCACCAAACTCTACCTGGACTCCGGCGGCGGCCCGGGCTCCGGCTGCGCGGACTCCGACGGCGACGGCACCAACGACGACACGCCCGACGCCGGCGACAACTATTGCGAGACGGTCCAGCTCCGCGACGTGCTCGCGTCGCAGGGCTACGTCTTCGACCAAGACCTCTGGCACTGGTGGGAGAACGGCGCGCCACACAACGAGGCCGCCTGGGCCGCGCGGGTGTTCCGCCCGCTCCAGGCTTTCGAGGGGATGTGA
- a CDS encoding protein kinase encodes MTAENDSDANAATLAMPASGTGDPALPSDPGAIAPPPLVSGRYRILGLVGRGGMGSVYRARDTELDEDVALKMLSDELAGSPALIDRFRREVKLARRVTHENVARMFDIGEHEGARFLTMEFIEGESLADLLARTGRLPVPKVLELARAVCAGLAAAHRAGVVHRDLKPDNVMLGRDGRVLITDFGIARDPVASQGGATVGIVVGTPAYMAPEQVEARADIDARADIYALGAMLFELFTGEVPWKGGSAMAVAAARLYAPPPNARSVNPGVPPALAAVVERCMAREPAERYASADEVQNALAASSPTLAEGQSPSLPTPPTQAAPHEKAVAVLPFRNLGPKDDEYVAEGLTEDLIDSLSMTPGLRVRPHGAVARYAGQSLDPREVGRELGVEVVVEGSVRRAPSGVRLNARVTSVADGFQLWAQRFDRPANDLLVVSDETARAVAEALTVHGGGRQRVAPSDPVAVDLYLKARAELRRLWPEHVTKAAELFKEAHQRAPNDSSILAGYARACARLWYFGIGDTAAVAKEARELAARALAATPDDAEALLAGATVCLMDSDPRGTAELTARALRAAPENADALEMRGRLVLEAGRPRQALELFDHALSIEPGLVNARHDSIRAHALLGEFERALELLDSARVSERAGSAAILRLRLAFWSPKIMATVEALELAGELDSPGQIAQMMRAIYRGGKDSAELAGFREFVETTDRNPRFATLMHQLMAELLGYYDDVEGALHHVERAVQMGLFDLSWVDFCPPLAAARAEPRFTTARAVVAERARTVQDALGL; translated from the coding sequence TTGACGGCCGAGAACGACTCCGACGCGAACGCCGCGACGCTGGCCATGCCGGCGTCGGGGACGGGCGACCCTGCGTTGCCGTCCGATCCCGGCGCGATCGCGCCGCCTCCGCTCGTCAGCGGGCGCTACCGCATCTTGGGCCTGGTGGGCCGAGGCGGCATGGGCTCGGTGTACCGCGCGCGCGACACGGAGCTCGACGAGGACGTGGCGCTCAAGATGCTGTCGGACGAGCTCGCCGGATCGCCCGCGTTGATCGACCGCTTCCGGCGGGAGGTGAAGCTCGCGCGGCGCGTGACCCACGAGAACGTCGCCCGCATGTTCGACATCGGCGAGCACGAGGGAGCGCGCTTCCTCACCATGGAGTTCATCGAGGGCGAGTCGCTCGCGGATCTGTTGGCGCGCACCGGGCGGCTGCCGGTGCCGAAGGTGCTGGAGCTCGCCCGCGCGGTCTGCGCCGGGCTCGCGGCGGCGCACCGGGCCGGCGTGGTGCACCGCGATCTGAAGCCCGACAACGTGATGCTCGGCCGGGACGGCCGCGTGCTGATCACCGACTTCGGCATCGCGCGCGATCCGGTCGCGTCCCAGGGCGGAGCCACCGTGGGGATCGTGGTCGGCACCCCGGCCTACATGGCGCCGGAGCAGGTCGAGGCGCGGGCCGACATCGACGCGCGGGCCGACATCTACGCGCTCGGCGCGATGTTGTTCGAGCTCTTCACCGGCGAGGTGCCGTGGAAGGGCGGCTCCGCGATGGCCGTGGCGGCGGCGCGCCTGTACGCGCCCCCGCCCAACGCGCGGAGCGTCAACCCCGGCGTGCCGCCCGCCCTCGCGGCGGTGGTCGAGCGCTGCATGGCGCGGGAGCCGGCCGAGCGTTACGCGAGCGCGGACGAGGTGCAGAACGCGCTCGCCGCTTCGAGCCCGACCCTGGCCGAGGGCCAGAGCCCGAGCCTGCCTACTCCACCCACGCAGGCGGCGCCTCACGAGAAGGCCGTCGCGGTGCTGCCGTTCCGGAACCTGGGACCGAAGGACGACGAGTACGTGGCCGAAGGCCTGACCGAGGATCTGATCGACTCGCTCAGCATGACCCCGGGCCTGCGCGTGCGGCCCCACGGCGCCGTCGCGCGCTACGCGGGCCAGAGCCTCGACCCCCGGGAGGTGGGGCGCGAGCTCGGCGTCGAGGTGGTGGTCGAAGGCTCGGTGCGCCGAGCGCCGAGCGGAGTGCGCCTGAACGCGCGCGTCACCAGCGTCGCAGACGGCTTCCAGCTCTGGGCGCAGCGCTTCGACCGCCCCGCCAACGACCTCTTGGTGGTGAGCGACGAGACGGCGCGCGCTGTGGCGGAAGCGCTGACCGTACACGGGGGCGGCCGGCAGCGCGTGGCCCCATCGGATCCGGTCGCCGTGGATCTCTACCTCAAGGCGCGCGCCGAGCTCCGGCGCCTCTGGCCGGAGCACGTCACGAAGGCGGCCGAGCTGTTCAAGGAGGCCCACCAGCGCGCGCCGAACGACTCCAGCATCCTGGCCGGCTACGCCCGCGCCTGCGCGCGGCTCTGGTACTTCGGCATCGGCGACACGGCGGCCGTGGCCAAGGAGGCTCGGGAGCTCGCCGCCCGCGCGCTCGCGGCGACCCCCGACGACGCCGAGGCGCTCCTGGCCGGGGCCACGGTCTGCCTGATGGACTCCGATCCCCGAGGCACCGCCGAGCTCACCGCGCGCGCTCTCCGGGCGGCGCCGGAAAACGCGGACGCCCTCGAAATGCGCGGCCGCCTGGTGCTCGAGGCCGGGCGTCCGCGGCAGGCGCTCGAGCTGTTCGATCACGCCTTGAGCATCGAGCCCGGCCTGGTCAACGCGCGCCACGACAGCATCCGCGCCCACGCGCTCCTGGGCGAGTTCGAGCGCGCGCTCGAGCTGCTCGACTCGGCCAGGGTCAGCGAGCGCGCCGGCAGCGCCGCCATCCTGCGCCTCCGGCTCGCGTTCTGGAGCCCCAAGATCATGGCCACGGTAGAGGCGCTGGAGCTCGCCGGCGAGCTGGACTCCCCGGGGCAGATCGCCCAGATGATGCGCGCCATCTATCGCGGCGGGAAGGACTCGGCGGAGCTCGCCGGCTTCCGTGAGTTCGTCGAGACGACGGATCGCAACCCGCGCTTCGCGACGCTGATGCACCAGCTCATGGCGGAGCTCCTCGGCTACTACGACGACGTCGAGGGCGCGCTCCACCACGTGGAGCGCGCGGTGCAGATGGGGCTGTTCGATCTCTCCTGGGTGGACTTCTGCCCGCCGCTCGCGGCCGCGCGGGCAGAGCCGCGCTTCACCACCGCCCGCGCCGTCGTCGCCGAGCGCGCGCGCACGGTGCAGGATGCGTTGGGGCTCTGA
- a CDS encoding PhnD/SsuA/transferrin family substrate-binding protein codes for MGAPEASGETLRVGVAQSAGATVSNVNAAAVTLARLEELCSRLARALGVRVRAVQPKSYEELGRDVADGRIELAWLPPVVASRLAQAGRVLPLALPVRRGKATFYTALFVREDSPITTLDQLKSARAAWVDPSSASGYAVIRAALRTTGRRVSQAIGSERFEGSHQGVVRAVLEGRADVGATYCQREPGGGVLRGGWGDAKVRVLLDYGPIPSDILAVGMKVPGPVIQRLRQLIVLPGEPLVIGALRELFEAEGFVRAEPAHFAPLASLLAHLDAGPVGPSVAPGC; via the coding sequence GTGGGCGCGCCGGAGGCTTCGGGGGAGACGCTGCGCGTCGGCGTCGCCCAGAGCGCCGGGGCCACGGTGTCCAACGTCAACGCGGCGGCGGTGACGCTCGCGCGGCTCGAGGAGCTGTGTAGCCGGCTCGCCCGCGCGCTCGGAGTGCGTGTGAGGGCAGTGCAACCCAAGAGTTACGAAGAGCTCGGGCGCGACGTGGCGGACGGTCGGATCGAGCTCGCCTGGCTGCCACCCGTGGTTGCCTCGCGGCTGGCCCAGGCCGGACGCGTGTTGCCGCTGGCGCTGCCGGTGCGCCGTGGCAAGGCCACGTTCTACACCGCGCTCTTCGTGCGAGAGGACTCGCCCATCACCACGCTCGACCAGCTGAAGAGCGCGCGGGCGGCCTGGGTGGATCCGTCCAGCGCCTCGGGTTATGCGGTGATCCGTGCGGCGCTGCGCACGACCGGGCGGCGCGTGAGCCAGGCCATCGGGTCGGAGCGTTTCGAGGGTTCGCACCAAGGCGTGGTGCGAGCGGTGTTAGAAGGCCGGGCGGACGTCGGAGCAACTTATTGCCAGCGCGAGCCCGGCGGCGGAGTCCTGCGCGGGGGCTGGGGTGACGCGAAGGTGAGGGTACTGCTCGACTACGGGCCGATCCCCTCGGACATCTTGGCGGTCGGGATGAAGGTTCCGGGGCCGGTGATCCAACGACTGCGGCAGCTGATCGTCCTGCCGGGGGAGCCGCTGGTGATCGGCGCGCTGCGCGAGCTGTTCGAGGCCGAAGGCTTCGTGCGCGCGGAGCCGGCGCATTTCGCCCCGCTCGCGTCGTTGCTCGCTCACCTCGACGCCGGCCCGGTCGGGCCGAGCGTCGCGCCGGGCTGCTGA